AAATTAAATCTCGAAACAAACGCGCTTAGTTGTTGCCGAGAACGCTGGCACGCGAGGCGCACTTAATCATTCAGCGACTCAAGAAACTTCTCCGCCTCCATTGCAGCCATACATCCGCTCCCCGCAGCGGTGATCGCTTGCTTAAAACGCGGGTCCTGCACGTCGCCCGCTCCGAAAATGCCTGGAACGCTCGTGTGCGAAAACCTGTCAGTCTGAAGAAAGCCATGCTCATCAAGGTCGCAGAGGCCTTCCACTAGCTTCGTGTTTGGCACGTGGCCAATCGCGAGGAAGATACCGTCAATCTTGTGCTCGCGAACCTCGCCCGTCTTCGTGTCCTGAATTTTGGCACCGGTTACTTTCTTCCCGTCACCTAAGACTTCAACAATAACCGAGTTCCACATAACCGAAATCTTCGGGTGCGACAACACCCGCTTCTGCATAATCTTCGACGCGCGCAACGCGTCCCTTCGGTGCACTATCGTTACCGTTCTCGCAAACTTCGTCAAAAAATGCGCCTCTTCGCATGCAGAATCACCACCGCCTACGACAAACACGTCCTTGTCTTTAAAGAACGCGCCATCGCAC
This window of the Candidatus Woesearchaeota archaeon genome carries:
- the trxB gene encoding thioredoxin-disulfide reductase — encoded protein: MDVHNLIIVGGGIAGWTAAIYSARGNLHPLVFSGMAEGGQLMLTNEVENFPGFPEGILGPELVMRAKQQAERFGAKVVVKQVDKVEKGEGVFLLRSGEEAFAAKAVIIATGASARWLGVPGEEEYKGSGVTVCATCDGAFFKDKDVFVVGGGDSACEEAHFLTKFARTVTIVHRRDALRASKIMQKRVLSHPKISVMWNSVIVEVLGDGKKVTGAKIQDTKTGEVREHKIDGIFLAIGHVPNTKLVEGLCDLDEHGFLQTDRFSHTSVPGIFGAGDVQDPRFKQAITAAGSGCMAAMEAEKFLESLND